Part of the Aquimarina sp. MAR_2010_214 genome is shown below.
CAATTGTTCTTGCGCCAGAGCATTCTTTTTTTTACATCTTTTTATGAGTTGGTCTAAACCCACTAACAATTATTTTTAGTTTACCTGCTTTATAATACATAAAAACAGGTTTAATTTATAAAACAGGTACTTCTACAGTTAAAAATTGATTATCTCCATTTTCGTCTCTTCCTTGCCAGAACCTAAAGGTGTAAGAATCTTCATTTCCTACAATAAAATCAAAAGATACTTCGACTAGATCTGTCGTTTCTAAATCTTTACAATTACCTTGATTAACTACTAGATTGACCACAGATACTGTTCGTTCATTTCCTAGTTTGTCGTAATCAAATCCTGCAAAAGAATGACAATCTGTTGATCTAAAATAAGACACAGTAATTGTATAGATTTCTCCTCGATTAAACTGATTGGGTAGTGAAGCTTCCTGTACGGTAGCTAATTCATAAAAGAAACTTGTTCCATTGTCGTCATCAGAACATCCAGTCAAGATGACTACAAGAAAAAATGTTAAAACTATTTTTATCCTTCTCATTTTCTTGGGGTTTTTGAAAGATCATATAACCTATCCATTAGGTAGATGCTCTAATGTAGATAAGGTTGCTTTTAAGGTATAAAAAAATCCCGAAGCTTCGGGATTTTAGTATTTTTATTAAGAAAGTTTTATTCTTTTGCAATTTTTATGGCTTCCTTGATTTTTTGTTCAAGTTCTTCCATAAGTTCTGGATTATCATTAAGTAAAGATTTCACCGCATCTCGTCCTTGTCCTAATTTGGTATCTTGATAGCTAAACCAAGAGCCACTTTTCTTGACAATCTCGTAGTCTACACCAATATCAATGATTTCTCCATTTTTAGAAATACCCTCTCCATACATGATATCAAATTCTGCAGTTCTAAAAGGCGGAGCTACTTTGTTTTTTACTACTTTAACCCGTGTTTTGTTTCCTTGTACTTCACTATTACTATTTTTGATCTGTGTAGAACGACGAATATCTAAACGTACCGAAGCATAAAATTTTAAAGCATTACCACCAGTAGTCGTTTCAGGATTTCCAAACATTACTCCAATTTTTTCACGAAGCTGGTTAATAAAAATTACGGTACAATTGGTTTTACTAATTGAGCTGGTTAATTTTCGAAGTGCCTGAGACATTAATCGAGCATGAAGACCCATTTTAGAATCCCCCATTTCACCTTCGATTTCACTTTTAGGTGTAAGTGCTGCCACAGAATCAATAACAATAATATCAATAGCTCCAGATCTGATTAGATTATCAGTAATTTCTAGGGCCTGCTCACCGTGATCTGGTTGAGAAATAATCAAATTGTCTATATCTACACCTAGTTTTTCTGCATAAAAACGATCAAAAGCATGTTCTGCGTCAATAAATGCTGCAATACCACCAGCTTTTTGTGCCTGGGCGATAGCATGCAGAG
Proteins encoded:
- a CDS encoding lipoprotein, translated to MRRIKIVLTFFLVVILTGCSDDDNGTSFFYELATVQEASLPNQFNRGEIYTITVSYFRSTDCHSFAGFDYDKLGNERTVSVVNLVVNQGNCKDLETTDLVEVSFDFIVGNEDSYTFRFWQGRDENGDNQFLTVEVPVL
- the recA gene encoding recombinase RecA, with product MSTEKDAKLKALKLTLDKLDKAYGKGTVMKMSDSSVQEVDVIPTGSLGLDLALGVGGYPRGRVVEIYGPESSGKTTLTLHAIAQAQKAGGIAAFIDAEHAFDRFYAEKLGVDIDNLIISQPDHGEQALEITDNLIRSGAIDIIVIDSVAALTPKSEIEGEMGDSKMGLHARLMSQALRKLTSSISKTNCTVIFINQLREKIGVMFGNPETTTGGNALKFYASVRLDIRRSTQIKNSNSEVQGNKTRVKVVKNKVAPPFRTAEFDIMYGEGISKNGEIIDIGVDYEIVKKSGSWFSYQDTKLGQGRDAVKSLLNDNPELMEELEQKIKEAIKIAKE